The following are encoded together in the Daucus carota subsp. sativus chromosome 5, DH1 v3.0, whole genome shotgun sequence genome:
- the LOC108223906 gene encoding pentatricopeptide repeat-containing protein At5g61990, mitochondrial isoform X4, whose translation MQRLSQRSLLALAHQNGTKISSKLNSFSTQVETHNNTSVAREISSFLKQETQVAAQEISRILRQSNWSSVLEASFDIRNKLSPQVVWTIIDQYNQVNDIKRLNYFFHWSIIRIAEPQLLDSFSFLAVNLCNAGLFGPAFGVLELMIKIETLSACVVFENVYKMFVRIKGCDVLVFDILIDCYKKTGRLGDACVVFMEVRGMGSVPSLRCCNDLSKNLLKKNKMRLFWKVYNEMVEAKIDFDVYTYTNLVSALCKVGDYKGAREVLLRMGEKGCDPNTFIYNTVIEGMCRLGAINEAIELKLVMREKGLVPNGFTYVKLINQLCRENKLDEAKLMSEEMLKMGLKPDSFCHNIADGFLHSACPKEVWRENDEKRLYDINKHHAHVMLLVGVCKAGDMTKATEIYKEMISIGFNLNPETYCLLIKGYCKEHNVAKALELLDHMTEKNLIPSPVAYNAVINELCLCKNYHGVHALVGKMISSGLMLDAVTYKALIAVYAAEDRTLDSRRALEEMMKNGFLPDSFSYNHVINCFCKAGKMAEASPYVFEMVEKGLTPNAVTFGAFICGYGKAGNMSEADRFFQYMLDHGILPNNATCTVLITGHFKAGNLMEAYSTFKTIIGLQVLPDIQTCTTFINGLLTNGRLKEAIGIWNELKGMGFSPDMFTYSSIITGFCRQGKVNEAFKYLDEMYSEGVEPNHFIYNSLIDGLCKCGQVTRARKLFDSISEKGLAPDNVIYSTMIDGYCKSQYLSEAFLLFDEMPSKGIQPDSFVYNAVIGGCCRNHKFDKAMDVLNKMKQMGFANKFSFNILIDAFNKLGKLDEAIKLVQEMLSMQIVPDRVTYSTLIDGHCRARKIEVAYQLFLQMEKKNMQPDIVAYTSLMHGYNKLGYTSEVFSMFKKLVACRIEPDEVTYNVLLDAYCKDFNFVEASRLHKKMLRYGMRINANVYASLLRILCRMDNFSDALLLLDEMKGVYKVAGLLNHLAVVNPNIA comes from the exons ATGCAGAGACTTTCACAGAGAAGCCTTCTCGCACTTGCTCATCAAAATGGCACCAAGATCTCTTCAAAACTGAACTCTTTTTCAACCCAAGTTGAAACCCACAACAACACTTCTGTAGCTAGAGAAATCTCCAGCTTTCTTAAGCAAGAAACCCAAGTGGCTGCTCAAGAAATTTCAAGAATTCTCAGACAGTCTAATTGGTCTTCAGTGTTAGAGGCCTCTTTCGATATTCGAAACAAGCTGAGCCCTCAAGTTGTGTGGACAATTATTGATCAGTACAATCAGGTTAATGATATCAAAcgtttgaattatttttttcattggTCAATAATTAGGATTGCTGAGCCTCAGTTGTTGGATTCTTTCTCCTTTTTAGCTGTTAATTTGTGCAATGCTGGTCTTTTTGGCCCGGCTTTCGGGGTTTTGGAATTGATGATAAAAATCGAAACTTTATCTGCTTGTGTGGTTTTTGAGAATGTGTATAAGATGTTTGTTAGGATTAAAGGGTGTGATGTTTTAGTGTttgatatattgattgattgttATAAGAAGACGGGGAGGTTAGGGGATGCTTGCGTCGTGTTTATGGAAGTTAGGGGTATGGGGAGTGTGCCTAGTTTGAGATGTTGTAATGATCTGTCAAAGAATTTGTtaaagaagaataagatgagATTGTTTTGGAAGGTGTATAATGAAATGGTGGAGGCTAAGATAGATTTTGATGTTTATACGTACACTAATTTGGTAAGCGCGCTTTGTAAAGTTGGAGATTATAAAGGAGCTAGAGAAGTACTTTTACGAATGGGTGAGAAGGGGTGTGATCctaatacatttatttataatacgGTGATTGAAGGTATGTGCCGGCTTGGAGCTATAAATGAAGCTATTGAGCTGAAATTGGTCATGCGTGAAAAAGGACTAGTGCCAAATGGTTTTACTTATGTTAAGCTAATCAATCAGTTGTGCAGAGAGAATAAATTAGATGAGGCTAAACTTATGTCTGAAGAGATGTTAAAAATGGGTCTAAAGCCTGATTCCTTCTGTCATAATATAGCTGATGGGTTTCTTCACAGTGCTTGTCCAAAAGAGGTCTGGAGAGAGAATGATGAGAAAAGACTGTATGACATCAACAAGCATCATGCTCATGTAATGCTTCTTGTTGGTGTATGTAAGGCTGGTGATATGACGAAAGCAACCGAGATTTACAAAGAAATGATTTCAATTGGCTTCAATCTAAATCCTGAAACTTACTGTTTACTGATTAAAGGGTACTGCAAGGAACATAATGTCGCCAAGGCCTTAGAGCTACTTGATCATATGACTGAGAAAAACCTTATTCCCTCACCTGTGGCTTACAATGCCGTCATCAATGAGTTATGCCTCTGCAAGAATTATCATGGAGTCCATGCCCTTGTGGGAAAAATGATATCAAGTGGGTTAATGCTAGATGCTGTTACCTATAAAGCTCTTATTGCTGTGTATGCAGCAGAAGATAGGACACTGGATTCGAGAAGGGCATTAGAGGAAATGATGAAGAACGGATTTCTTCCTGACAGCTTTTCTTACAATCACGTAATAAACTGTTTTTGCAAGGCTGGAAAGATGGCAGAAGCGAGCCCGTACGTGTTTGAAATGGTAGAGAAGGGACTAACCCCGAATGCTGTAACTTTTGGGGCATTTATCTGCGGATATGGCAAGGCCGGGAACATGTCAGAGGCAGACAGATTTTTTCAATATATGCTTGATCATGGCATACTGCCAAACAATGCAACCTGCACTGTACTGATCACGGGGCATTTTAAGGCAGGAAACTTGATGGAAGCCTATTCTACATTTAAAACCATAATTGGACTGCAGGTCCTCCCTGATATACAAACTTGCACTACCTTCATCAATGGTCTCTTAACAAACGGGAGACTTAAAGAGGCCATTGGCATCTGGAATGAACTGAAAGGGATGGGGTTTTCTCCTGATATGTTCACTTACAGCTCTATCATAACAGGGTTTTGCAGACAAGGTAAAGTAAATGAAGCTTTTAAATATCTTGATGAAATGTACTCTGAAGGTGTTGAACCTAACCATTTTATCTATAATTCGTTAATTGATGGGTTATGCAAGTGCGGTCAAGTTACAAGAGCCAGAAAGTTATTTGATAGTATATCTGAGAAAGGTCTAGCACCAGATAATGTAATCTATTCCACCATGATAGATGGGTACTGCAAGTCACAATATCTGTCCGAggcttttttgttgtttgatgaaatgccatCAAAGGGAATTCAACCAGATAGTTTTGTGTACAATGCAGTTATTGGTGGATGTTGCAGGAATCATAAATTTGACAAGGCCATGGACGTGTTAAACAAAATGAAGCAGATGGGTTTTGccaataaattttcttttaacatTTTGATAGACGCATTTAACAAGTTAGGCAAGTTGGATGAGGCCATTAAATTGGTGCAAGAAATGTTAAGTATGCAGATTGTGCCTGATCGTGTGACGTACTCAACTTTGATTGATGGGCACTGCAGGGCGAGAAAGATAGAGGTTGCATATCAGCTCTTCCTGCAGATGGAGAAAAAGAATATGCAACCCGACATTGTAGCATACACATCACTTATGCATGGTTACAACAAATTGGGATATACTTCTGAGGTATTTTCAATGTTTAAGAAATTGGTGGCATGCAGAATAGAGCCAGATGAAGTCACTTACAACGTACTACTTGATGCGTACTGTAAGGATTTTAACTTTGTTGAGGCTTCTAGGTTGCACAAGAAGATGTTAAGATATGGTATGCGAATAAATGCAAATGTTTATGCCTCACTATTGCGAATTTTATGCAGAATGGACAACTTTTCTGATGCTCTGCTATTGCTCGATGAGATGAAAG GGGTTTATAAAGTGGCTGGACTTTTAAACCATTTGGCAGTAGTAAACCCAAA TATTGCTTAA
- the LOC108223906 gene encoding pentatricopeptide repeat-containing protein At5g61990, mitochondrial isoform X2, translating into MQRLSQRSLLALAHQNGTKISSKLNSFSTQVETHNNTSVAREISSFLKQETQVAAQEISRILRQSNWSSVLEASFDIRNKLSPQVVWTIIDQYNQVNDIKRLNYFFHWSIIRIAEPQLLDSFSFLAVNLCNAGLFGPAFGVLELMIKIETLSACVVFENVYKMFVRIKGCDVLVFDILIDCYKKTGRLGDACVVFMEVRGMGSVPSLRCCNDLSKNLLKKNKMRLFWKVYNEMVEAKIDFDVYTYTNLVSALCKVGDYKGAREVLLRMGEKGCDPNTFIYNTVIEGMCRLGAINEAIELKLVMREKGLVPNGFTYVKLINQLCRENKLDEAKLMSEEMLKMGLKPDSFCHNIADGFLHSACPKEVWRENDEKRLYDINKHHAHVMLLVGVCKAGDMTKATEIYKEMISIGFNLNPETYCLLIKGYCKEHNVAKALELLDHMTEKNLIPSPVAYNAVINELCLCKNYHGVHALVGKMISSGLMLDAVTYKALIAVYAAEDRTLDSRRALEEMMKNGFLPDSFSYNHVINCFCKAGKMAEASPYVFEMVEKGLTPNAVTFGAFICGYGKAGNMSEADRFFQYMLDHGILPNNATCTVLITGHFKAGNLMEAYSTFKTIIGLQVLPDIQTCTTFINGLLTNGRLKEAIGIWNELKGMGFSPDMFTYSSIITGFCRQGKVNEAFKYLDEMYSEGVEPNHFIYNSLIDGLCKCGQVTRARKLFDSISEKGLAPDNVIYSTMIDGYCKSQYLSEAFLLFDEMPSKGIQPDSFVYNAVIGGCCRNHKFDKAMDVLNKMKQMGFANKFSFNILIDAFNKLGKLDEAIKLVQEMLSMQIVPDRVTYSTLIDGHCRARKIEVAYQLFLQMEKKNMQPDIVAYTSLMHGYNKLGYTSEVFSMFKKLVACRIEPDEVTYNVLLDAYCKDFNFVEASRLHKKMLRYGMRINANVYASLLRILCRMDNFSDALLLLDEMKGVYKVAGLLNHLAVVNPNNKRKAGRFFEEDVEGVEGDCNMCFFLLLNIIHLTLC; encoded by the exons ATGCAGAGACTTTCACAGAGAAGCCTTCTCGCACTTGCTCATCAAAATGGCACCAAGATCTCTTCAAAACTGAACTCTTTTTCAACCCAAGTTGAAACCCACAACAACACTTCTGTAGCTAGAGAAATCTCCAGCTTTCTTAAGCAAGAAACCCAAGTGGCTGCTCAAGAAATTTCAAGAATTCTCAGACAGTCTAATTGGTCTTCAGTGTTAGAGGCCTCTTTCGATATTCGAAACAAGCTGAGCCCTCAAGTTGTGTGGACAATTATTGATCAGTACAATCAGGTTAATGATATCAAAcgtttgaattatttttttcattggTCAATAATTAGGATTGCTGAGCCTCAGTTGTTGGATTCTTTCTCCTTTTTAGCTGTTAATTTGTGCAATGCTGGTCTTTTTGGCCCGGCTTTCGGGGTTTTGGAATTGATGATAAAAATCGAAACTTTATCTGCTTGTGTGGTTTTTGAGAATGTGTATAAGATGTTTGTTAGGATTAAAGGGTGTGATGTTTTAGTGTttgatatattgattgattgttATAAGAAGACGGGGAGGTTAGGGGATGCTTGCGTCGTGTTTATGGAAGTTAGGGGTATGGGGAGTGTGCCTAGTTTGAGATGTTGTAATGATCTGTCAAAGAATTTGTtaaagaagaataagatgagATTGTTTTGGAAGGTGTATAATGAAATGGTGGAGGCTAAGATAGATTTTGATGTTTATACGTACACTAATTTGGTAAGCGCGCTTTGTAAAGTTGGAGATTATAAAGGAGCTAGAGAAGTACTTTTACGAATGGGTGAGAAGGGGTGTGATCctaatacatttatttataatacgGTGATTGAAGGTATGTGCCGGCTTGGAGCTATAAATGAAGCTATTGAGCTGAAATTGGTCATGCGTGAAAAAGGACTAGTGCCAAATGGTTTTACTTATGTTAAGCTAATCAATCAGTTGTGCAGAGAGAATAAATTAGATGAGGCTAAACTTATGTCTGAAGAGATGTTAAAAATGGGTCTAAAGCCTGATTCCTTCTGTCATAATATAGCTGATGGGTTTCTTCACAGTGCTTGTCCAAAAGAGGTCTGGAGAGAGAATGATGAGAAAAGACTGTATGACATCAACAAGCATCATGCTCATGTAATGCTTCTTGTTGGTGTATGTAAGGCTGGTGATATGACGAAAGCAACCGAGATTTACAAAGAAATGATTTCAATTGGCTTCAATCTAAATCCTGAAACTTACTGTTTACTGATTAAAGGGTACTGCAAGGAACATAATGTCGCCAAGGCCTTAGAGCTACTTGATCATATGACTGAGAAAAACCTTATTCCCTCACCTGTGGCTTACAATGCCGTCATCAATGAGTTATGCCTCTGCAAGAATTATCATGGAGTCCATGCCCTTGTGGGAAAAATGATATCAAGTGGGTTAATGCTAGATGCTGTTACCTATAAAGCTCTTATTGCTGTGTATGCAGCAGAAGATAGGACACTGGATTCGAGAAGGGCATTAGAGGAAATGATGAAGAACGGATTTCTTCCTGACAGCTTTTCTTACAATCACGTAATAAACTGTTTTTGCAAGGCTGGAAAGATGGCAGAAGCGAGCCCGTACGTGTTTGAAATGGTAGAGAAGGGACTAACCCCGAATGCTGTAACTTTTGGGGCATTTATCTGCGGATATGGCAAGGCCGGGAACATGTCAGAGGCAGACAGATTTTTTCAATATATGCTTGATCATGGCATACTGCCAAACAATGCAACCTGCACTGTACTGATCACGGGGCATTTTAAGGCAGGAAACTTGATGGAAGCCTATTCTACATTTAAAACCATAATTGGACTGCAGGTCCTCCCTGATATACAAACTTGCACTACCTTCATCAATGGTCTCTTAACAAACGGGAGACTTAAAGAGGCCATTGGCATCTGGAATGAACTGAAAGGGATGGGGTTTTCTCCTGATATGTTCACTTACAGCTCTATCATAACAGGGTTTTGCAGACAAGGTAAAGTAAATGAAGCTTTTAAATATCTTGATGAAATGTACTCTGAAGGTGTTGAACCTAACCATTTTATCTATAATTCGTTAATTGATGGGTTATGCAAGTGCGGTCAAGTTACAAGAGCCAGAAAGTTATTTGATAGTATATCTGAGAAAGGTCTAGCACCAGATAATGTAATCTATTCCACCATGATAGATGGGTACTGCAAGTCACAATATCTGTCCGAggcttttttgttgtttgatgaaatgccatCAAAGGGAATTCAACCAGATAGTTTTGTGTACAATGCAGTTATTGGTGGATGTTGCAGGAATCATAAATTTGACAAGGCCATGGACGTGTTAAACAAAATGAAGCAGATGGGTTTTGccaataaattttcttttaacatTTTGATAGACGCATTTAACAAGTTAGGCAAGTTGGATGAGGCCATTAAATTGGTGCAAGAAATGTTAAGTATGCAGATTGTGCCTGATCGTGTGACGTACTCAACTTTGATTGATGGGCACTGCAGGGCGAGAAAGATAGAGGTTGCATATCAGCTCTTCCTGCAGATGGAGAAAAAGAATATGCAACCCGACATTGTAGCATACACATCACTTATGCATGGTTACAACAAATTGGGATATACTTCTGAGGTATTTTCAATGTTTAAGAAATTGGTGGCATGCAGAATAGAGCCAGATGAAGTCACTTACAACGTACTACTTGATGCGTACTGTAAGGATTTTAACTTTGTTGAGGCTTCTAGGTTGCACAAGAAGATGTTAAGATATGGTATGCGAATAAATGCAAATGTTTATGCCTCACTATTGCGAATTTTATGCAGAATGGACAACTTTTCTGATGCTCTGCTATTGCTCGATGAGATGAAAG GGGTTTATAAAGTGGCTGGACTTTTAAACCATTTGGCAGTAGTAAACCCAAA TAATAAGAGGAAAGCTGGTCGGTTCTtcgaagaagatgttgaaggggTGGAAGGAGACTGCAACATGTG TTTTTTCCTCTTGCTAAATATAATTCACTTGACGCTGTGCTAA
- the LOC108223906 gene encoding pentatricopeptide repeat-containing protein At5g61990, mitochondrial isoform X5 encodes MQRLSQRSLLALAHQNGTKISSKLNSFSTQVETHNNTSVAREISSFLKQETQVAAQEISRILRQSNWSSVLEASFDIRNKLSPQVVWTIIDQYNQVNDIKRLNYFFHWSIIRIAEPQLLDSFSFLAVNLCNAGLFGPAFGVLELMIKIETLSACVVFENVYKMFVRIKGCDVLVFDILIDCYKKTGRLGDACVVFMEVRGMGSVPSLRCCNDLSKNLLKKNKMRLFWKVYNEMVEAKIDFDVYTYTNLVSALCKVGDYKGAREVLLRMGEKGCDPNTFIYNTVIEGMCRLGAINEAIELKLVMREKGLVPNGFTYVKLINQLCRENKLDEAKLMSEEMLKMGLKPDSFCHNIADGFLHSACPKEVWRENDEKRLYDINKHHAHVMLLVGVCKAGDMTKATEIYKEMISIGFNLNPETYCLLIKGYCKEHNVAKALELLDHMTEKNLIPSPVAYNAVINELCLCKNYHGVHALVGKMISSGLMLDAVTYKALIAVYAAEDRTLDSRRALEEMMKNGFLPDSFSYNHVINCFCKAGKMAEASPYVFEMVEKGLTPNAVTFGAFICGYGKAGNMSEADRFFQYMLDHGILPNNATCTVLITGHFKAGNLMEAYSTFKTIIGLQVLPDIQTCTTFINGLLTNGRLKEAIGIWNELKGMGFSPDMFTYSSIITGFCRQGKVNEAFKYLDEMYSEGVEPNHFIYNSLIDGLCKCGQVTRARKLFDSISEKGLAPDNVIYSTMIDGYCKSQYLSEAFLLFDEMPSKGIQPDSFVYNAVIGGCCRNHKFDKAMDVLNKMKQMGFANKFSFNILIDAFNKLGKLDEAIKLVQEMLSMQIVPDRVTYSTLIDGHCRARKIEVAYQLFLQMEKKNMQPDIVAYTSLMHGYNKLGYTSEVFSMFKKLVACRIEPDEVTYNVLLDAY; translated from the exons ATGCAGAGACTTTCACAGAGAAGCCTTCTCGCACTTGCTCATCAAAATGGCACCAAGATCTCTTCAAAACTGAACTCTTTTTCAACCCAAGTTGAAACCCACAACAACACTTCTGTAGCTAGAGAAATCTCCAGCTTTCTTAAGCAAGAAACCCAAGTGGCTGCTCAAGAAATTTCAAGAATTCTCAGACAGTCTAATTGGTCTTCAGTGTTAGAGGCCTCTTTCGATATTCGAAACAAGCTGAGCCCTCAAGTTGTGTGGACAATTATTGATCAGTACAATCAGGTTAATGATATCAAAcgtttgaattatttttttcattggTCAATAATTAGGATTGCTGAGCCTCAGTTGTTGGATTCTTTCTCCTTTTTAGCTGTTAATTTGTGCAATGCTGGTCTTTTTGGCCCGGCTTTCGGGGTTTTGGAATTGATGATAAAAATCGAAACTTTATCTGCTTGTGTGGTTTTTGAGAATGTGTATAAGATGTTTGTTAGGATTAAAGGGTGTGATGTTTTAGTGTttgatatattgattgattgttATAAGAAGACGGGGAGGTTAGGGGATGCTTGCGTCGTGTTTATGGAAGTTAGGGGTATGGGGAGTGTGCCTAGTTTGAGATGTTGTAATGATCTGTCAAAGAATTTGTtaaagaagaataagatgagATTGTTTTGGAAGGTGTATAATGAAATGGTGGAGGCTAAGATAGATTTTGATGTTTATACGTACACTAATTTGGTAAGCGCGCTTTGTAAAGTTGGAGATTATAAAGGAGCTAGAGAAGTACTTTTACGAATGGGTGAGAAGGGGTGTGATCctaatacatttatttataatacgGTGATTGAAGGTATGTGCCGGCTTGGAGCTATAAATGAAGCTATTGAGCTGAAATTGGTCATGCGTGAAAAAGGACTAGTGCCAAATGGTTTTACTTATGTTAAGCTAATCAATCAGTTGTGCAGAGAGAATAAATTAGATGAGGCTAAACTTATGTCTGAAGAGATGTTAAAAATGGGTCTAAAGCCTGATTCCTTCTGTCATAATATAGCTGATGGGTTTCTTCACAGTGCTTGTCCAAAAGAGGTCTGGAGAGAGAATGATGAGAAAAGACTGTATGACATCAACAAGCATCATGCTCATGTAATGCTTCTTGTTGGTGTATGTAAGGCTGGTGATATGACGAAAGCAACCGAGATTTACAAAGAAATGATTTCAATTGGCTTCAATCTAAATCCTGAAACTTACTGTTTACTGATTAAAGGGTACTGCAAGGAACATAATGTCGCCAAGGCCTTAGAGCTACTTGATCATATGACTGAGAAAAACCTTATTCCCTCACCTGTGGCTTACAATGCCGTCATCAATGAGTTATGCCTCTGCAAGAATTATCATGGAGTCCATGCCCTTGTGGGAAAAATGATATCAAGTGGGTTAATGCTAGATGCTGTTACCTATAAAGCTCTTATTGCTGTGTATGCAGCAGAAGATAGGACACTGGATTCGAGAAGGGCATTAGAGGAAATGATGAAGAACGGATTTCTTCCTGACAGCTTTTCTTACAATCACGTAATAAACTGTTTTTGCAAGGCTGGAAAGATGGCAGAAGCGAGCCCGTACGTGTTTGAAATGGTAGAGAAGGGACTAACCCCGAATGCTGTAACTTTTGGGGCATTTATCTGCGGATATGGCAAGGCCGGGAACATGTCAGAGGCAGACAGATTTTTTCAATATATGCTTGATCATGGCATACTGCCAAACAATGCAACCTGCACTGTACTGATCACGGGGCATTTTAAGGCAGGAAACTTGATGGAAGCCTATTCTACATTTAAAACCATAATTGGACTGCAGGTCCTCCCTGATATACAAACTTGCACTACCTTCATCAATGGTCTCTTAACAAACGGGAGACTTAAAGAGGCCATTGGCATCTGGAATGAACTGAAAGGGATGGGGTTTTCTCCTGATATGTTCACTTACAGCTCTATCATAACAGGGTTTTGCAGACAAGGTAAAGTAAATGAAGCTTTTAAATATCTTGATGAAATGTACTCTGAAGGTGTTGAACCTAACCATTTTATCTATAATTCGTTAATTGATGGGTTATGCAAGTGCGGTCAAGTTACAAGAGCCAGAAAGTTATTTGATAGTATATCTGAGAAAGGTCTAGCACCAGATAATGTAATCTATTCCACCATGATAGATGGGTACTGCAAGTCACAATATCTGTCCGAggcttttttgttgtttgatgaaatgccatCAAAGGGAATTCAACCAGATAGTTTTGTGTACAATGCAGTTATTGGTGGATGTTGCAGGAATCATAAATTTGACAAGGCCATGGACGTGTTAAACAAAATGAAGCAGATGGGTTTTGccaataaattttcttttaacatTTTGATAGACGCATTTAACAAGTTAGGCAAGTTGGATGAGGCCATTAAATTGGTGCAAGAAATGTTAAGTATGCAGATTGTGCCTGATCGTGTGACGTACTCAACTTTGATTGATGGGCACTGCAGGGCGAGAAAGATAGAGGTTGCATATCAGCTCTTCCTGCAGATGGAGAAAAAGAATATGCAACCCGACATTGTAGCATACACATCACTTATGCATGGTTACAACAAATTGGGATATACTTCTGAGGTATTTTCAATGTTTAAGAAATTGGTGGCATGCAGAATAGAGCCAGATGAAGTCACTTACAACGTACTACTTGATGCGTACT AA